aaaaaagcgATCGAAAGCCTCGCCGCGTGAGCGACAGTGATTACCTCACGAACGGAGGACAATGGTGGCGGAAAACAAAACATTTTTATTACTTTATGTTCGTCTGCTGGTAgtcggcgtgcgtgcacagaGGCGCGCAGACGTtcaggcaccgctgcccgtCAGCCGGGAAAGCCGAAagtcgacggcgccgtccgtCCCTTCCCCCGACTTCGCTTTtggtgcacgcgcacgagaGCGTCTTCGCCGCACcttcgccgcctgcgcctccggAGAACGTATCAATACCAGCCGCAAAAACCGCACCCACGCGCTCAAACAGTTTCGTAGAtggtgccgccggtgccgaaGACAATGCCCACAACACCGCAGATCAGCAGCAGGTACGTGTTCAGGTACGTGAACCATcccacctgcgccaccgtgAAGTTGCCCGAGTACATGACGAAGAGCGCGGGGAAGACAAAGGCGATGAAGCCGCCGCTGATCGCGCCGGCGAAGCCGAAGACGGTGTTGATGTTCGGGATGAACAGgccacacagcagcgacgcgccGGAGAGCGCAAGCACGACGAGCAGGTGCTGCCAGAACGGGATGTTGTCCACGTACGTCGTGTCCTCGGCGgtctcctccacgtcctCACCCTCTTCGTAGCCCTCATCGACGGGTTGGGAGGGACTGTGGACCTTCGTTGTCCCCTCCGGGCCGTGGTCGCTGTCCACCCCGTCCAGCTTGCCGGACTGGACAACGTCACtgtcggccgccgccgcggtcggATTTGCCCCctgctggacggcggcgtcgccagcgacgaAGCCGAGCTCCTCCGCGACTGCAGCCTCGGTGCGGTTGCGGTAGCGGTGCTGGAAGCCGATCAGGTAGTACAGGGAGTTGCGCGCTGCAATGCTGAGTAGCGCGTAGGAGACGCATACCTTGATCATGACGGCAACGTAGGCGATCATGATGTTGGCCTCCTCGAGCGGGTTGaacatgagcagcagcgacttgcCCAGCAGCTTCTTGCTGCCAAAGTCGAAGTAGCCGAACACGGACGCCAGCATGTACAGCGTGGTGCACAGCATCATTCCAATGAACGCCGACACCGTGAAGGTCTTCGACGTGCGAATCTCGGGCCTCAAATCCCACAGAACCTCCTGCGCGTTGATTTGGCACACGTACGCGAAAACAAAGATGCCGACGGAGTGGATTACGGAGTTGCCGGtgcgaaaaagaaagaccGTGTTGTGCTCCAGCTTGTCATCGTCCACCTGGTTGCCGGACAGCTTCACGTGCTTCGACATTTCCGCCAGTCCGTTGCGGCAGCTGTGTGCGACAACCACGAAGACGAAGTACACCATAAATGTCACCGCGATGGCGGAGGCGTAGCGCAGTGAGTCGATGTGCTTCGGAATaaccagcggcagcatcacgaAGAGCCAAACGATGACGGTGAGCACGCGGTTGCCCTGCGTGGTGGCGAAGAACTGGATGGCTTTGTTGTCGgggtgctgctctgcggcgccggtgaaGATGGGACCAAGGCAGTTGCCCACGCTGATGACGTaggcgacgcagccggaGAAGCCGTGGAAAAGCCGGATGAACGCGGCCCAGTATGAGAAGGCATATCTTCTCGCTGGGAAGAGCCACCGCGCCAAGCCCTCGAAGGTCTTGATGCGCGTATTCTCCGATGCGAGTGCCAGGATGTACATGGAGAACACGGAGAAGTACGtgatgacgacgaggaagatCATGGCGGGGATGATGCCTGCAGAGTCGGTCGCCGCGGGCAGGCCAAGGATGCCGGCGCCGATGGAGGAGCTCGCCATGTTGAAGGCGCCGGAGAGAATGCCGCCGGGCGGCACGATCACGTACACCGCTTTgatgacggcgtcgcggaTGCCCTGGAGCACACCAAGACATCcggtgcggcgcggctgcgcgtgcgacggcggcactgcTCCGTTGTGAGCGCGGTGTGCATCCTTGGTGGTGGACTGGGCAGGGCTGCATGGCCGCTGTGCGCCATCGCCCCGCATACTGGGGCGGTGGGACATCTGAGGCTGTGGGACAGGTAAAATGGTGTCTTGTGGTGCGTGGGTAGAAAGGGATTCGCGTGGGGCGAGCGGCAAGCGGAGAAAGATCGAGGAAGGCGGGGGCCCAAGGCGAAAGAGGCCCCAAATATGTACCGCTGGGGATGGCTCGAcggacggcggaggaggggtgcgATGACGAGAGAGTTCAGAACAAGAGACGGCCAAAGAAGTGACGAATTCGagtgagggtgggggagggggccggtgcgcgagagagagccgaCGGGTTCGGCGGATGCGGGACGCGCGTAACGTGTCAGCTGTcgcgtggtgtgtgtgcgtgtgaagCAGTCGAGCAATGCGTGCCTGTTGCGTCCGCGTGAAGGTCGCTCGCGAAGCGCGTGGCAAGAGCagaagagcagcagtggtCGCAAaacggcagaggaggggatgggggaggggagagacgcGTGAAAataggggagagggggagcgcCACGGGCGAGGGCTGCGCACCTGTCGGACAGCTATAGATGTACCgagaggcgtgtgtgtgtatgcatgcgAGAGGGAAACATgttcgcccccctcccccgcgcaACGCACCATAGGGTTGCGCTCCTCCGCTTCTGCCTTTGCGCTTCCGCACTCTCCGTGGTACTCGTCTGGAGTAGATGGCGAATATGGAGAGGTGGAGGCTGGCTATGCAATGCGCTCCTCCCCCGCAAGGGGGGATACCCCGAGCACACAccgacgaggatgacgaggacaACGGCGAAACGGTCTCACTTGGCTGAAGCGCTTGGTGgctggggtgggggcggtgtgtgtgtggggagaaCGAAGAGAAGTCCGCTGGCACAGCATCCCTG
This genomic stretch from Leishmania mexicana MHOM/GT/2001/U1103 complete genome, chromosome 30 harbors:
- a CDS encoding amino acid permease; this translates as MVRCAGEGGEHVSLSHAYTHTPLGTSIAVRQVRSPRPWRSPSPLFSRVSPLPHPLLCRFATTAALLLLPRASRATFTRTQQARIARLLHTHTHHATADTLRASRIRRTRRLSLAHRPPPPPSLEFVTSLAVSCSELSRHRTPPPPSVEPSPAVHIWGLFRLGPPPSSIFLRLPLAPRESLSTHAPQDTILPVPQPQMSHRPSMRGDGAQRPCSPAQSTTKDAHRAHNGAVPPSHAQPRRTGCLGVLQGIRDAVIKAVYVIVPPGGILSGAFNMASSSIGAGILGLPAATDSAGIIPAMIFLVVITYFSVFSMYILALASENTRIKTFEGLARWLFPARRYAFSYWAAFIRLFHGFSGCVAYVISVGNCLGPIFTGAAEQHPDNKAIQFFATTQGNRVLTVIVWLFVMLPLVIPKHIDSLRYASAIAVTFMVYFVFVVVAHSCRNGLAEMSKHVKLSGNQVDDDKLEHNTVFLFRTGNSVIHSVGIFVFAYVCQINAQEVLWDLRPEIRTSKTFTVSAFIGMMLCTTLYMLASVFGYFDFGSKKLLGKSLLLMFNPLEEANIMIAYVAVMIKVCVSYALLSIAARNSLYYLIGFQHRYRNRTEAAVAEELGFVAGDAAVQQGANPTAAAADSDVVQSGKLDGVDSDHGPEGTTKVHSPSQPVDEGYEEGEDVEETAEDTTYVDNIPFWQHLLVVLALSGASLLCGLFIPNINTVFGFAGAISGGFIAFVFPALFVMYSGNFTVAQVGWFTYLNTYLLLICGVVGIVFGTGGTIYETV